catttctcaattcaaattcaaaatttttattcgacaagTAACGAACAAACTTCTTTTAcatcaaattttcacaataTCTGCTTTATAAGTGAATTAACCATCACGAGTAGAATCGAGGACTTATCTATCATTCACCGAGTTTTAAGATGGTACGTTCTcagtggaacaccctgtatagcgCAGTGTCTCGCGCTTTCTAACTCGCAGGCAATTTTGTATCATTGTGTTGCGCGGAAGACACGGtgtatgttcttttttttttttttcgaacatcGATCTTCGAGGTCGGGGACGTGCAACAGTTTCATCCCCTTGGAAAATCGCACGAGCGAAATGAGAGGAGGAGCGTTAGGGTAACCGCGCGATCCGCTCGAGACGCGGTGAGGAGCGGACGGAACGACATAATAGCCGTTGCATTACTCCCTGGCTCCCCTACGTAATCGCGATATCGGTTCAACGGCCATGCGAAATTAACTTTCTCCGGTGCGCGGCTCTGCCAACGAGAAGCCGCGCGCGGCTTTGCGTTGTACTAGCCGCGTAGAGATGTTCTCAAAGCTCGTCGCGTCGCTGTTTTGCGTCGCAGCTGGAACTCGAACTAGGGTTACGATGGTTCGGTCTTCGTACGTTCGAACGCTTCGgtgattcaaatataatttgtaTACTACTCGAGTATCGTGATTATCTATATATTCGTAGTACAATTTAGATGTTTTATCAACGATATTCCGTAGAATACTTCTATTTCGATagagtaattgtattttttacatttttcgaccGTCGGCAGCTCTTCTCTCACTATAAATCTAGGAAAGAACAGTAATAATAGGGAATGGTTATATTATACTCGAATGATTATATTTGAATAGACAAATTGGTatgtttgaatactcgaataagtGTATCTGAATAGTCAAATGGGTATCTTTGAATAGTTGAGTAATTATATTTGAACACTCGAATGATTCTAATTGAATACTCAAAGAAGTGTATTTAACCGCCCGAATAATTACACTTGAATACTTATACttgaatacttgaatactcgaatacttatactcgaatacttatacttgaatactcgaatacttatacttgaatactcgaatacgtatacttgaatactcgaatacttatacttgaatactcgaatacttatacttgaatactcgaatacttatacttgaatactcgaacacttatacttgaatactcgaatactcaaacacttctatttgaatactcgaatacttatacttgaatactcgaatatttatacTTGAATAcccgaatactcaaatactcgtatTTGATTGAATACTTGTACttgactactcgaatacttatATCTGAATACCCAAATACTCGTACTTGACTACTTGAACAATAGACACTCGAACgctgaaatattcgattccGTTACTCGCAATTCGGTCACTTCTCCAGCCAATGGAAATGTCGGATCGCGTCCGGTAATTTTTCCCTCGGTCGTCGCGCTCGCAGCGCTCTCTCCGGGGAACGATCTTACGTTCTTCCGCCTGTAGCAACCGTTTCAAACGTCCCACGAGTTGCTCGACAGTCGCCGTCGCATTGTTACAGATTGTCGGGTTCACCCGGCACGCTCACCGTAACCCGTGCAAAATCACACGACCGTCCAGACACGATCGAaaggaacacgagaaacacaTTTCGTTCCACGGGACAAAAGAAAGGAAACATGTCCGGAGAAGTTCGCGTATTGGCGAATCGCGTGGGTGaggctcgttcgttcgcgggatagttTTCCAGCGACGACCGAGGATACCGGTACCGGTTTTCCGTTGCGGCAAAAAGACAATGCTACGACCTTAGCGGATATGGTCAGACCGGGTACTCCTCGAGGATGCCCGGTCCGCCGCCAtcggtggttttttttttctcgcttctgcccctatctttctttctccgacgTCGATAGCCACCTTGTGCAGCGTCGGCGTACCCTTTGTCCGTTAAACGTCAGACGCTCGCCGGTCCATCACACTTTGTTGATCATCCTTCCAACGAAGATAAATATAAAACCGAATGATCAAATGCGCGGCTTTTAACAACCGCAGCTCGATTCTCGCAAAGAACGTTCCGATCACAAATTTAGATCTAGCTCGGTGCTGCGATGGAAATAAAAAGTAACGTTATTTTAACCTAATTTTTTGAACGCGCGGGAGAGAATTTTCTTCGGATACTATTCGTTACGTTGTGCTTGGAACCGAACGTTGTTTTAATGTAAATATAGAGACACGTGTTGGCGGAAAGAACTTTTTTTCAATACTCTTCGTTACGGTAATATTAAAATCAAACGTTacttttgtataaatataaGGACACGTGTAGGCAAAAAGaactatttttcaatttttttttgttatgataatattatttttatataaatatagagACATGTGTAACTAAAAAGAACTTTTTTTCAATCCTCTTTGTTACGTTAGTATTAAAATCAAAGTAacgttatttttatataaatataaagacgTATGTaggcaaaaagaatttttgttcAGTTCTCTTCATTACGGTAATATTAAAATCAAacgttatttttatataaatatataaagtcATGTGTAAATAAAAAGAACTTTTTTTCAATCCTCTTCGTTACGGTAATATTAAAATCAAACGTTATTTTGATGTAAAGTATAGAGACATATGTaggcaaaaagaattttttctcagtcctcttcgttatgGTAGTTTTAAAACCAAATGTTCTTTTAATGTAAAATAGAAAGACAGGTCTAGTTAAAAGGAACCTTatttcagtcctcttcgttatgGTAGTTTTAAAACCAAACGTTCTTTTAACGTAAAATAGAAAGACACGTCTAGTCAAAAAGAACTTTTTTTCAATCCTCTTCGTTACGGTAGAATTAAAGGGACGAGTTATTTTAACGCAAAGTATGAAAGTAGGTGTAAGTAAAAAGAACCTTTTTTCGCATCCACTTCGGTCCGGTAGAATTAAAGGGAAACGTTATTTCGACGTAAAATATGAAAGTGGTTGTaggagaaaagaattttttttatatgtgtCGTGGATTCAAACGCGATGAAAGCCAAGTAGAAAAATTTACGCGAACTTGTCCTTAATATTTCATAActtcttcaatttttaacgaGACGTTCAACTAACCAGCTGTCTCTGTTATAAATATTaggttattcgaaaagtaatttttccaaaattgagaatatataatttaataaaatgtttacacattctaaagaaatcgtgtttcatctttaccaaaaaaaaaaaaaaaaaacgaaacaactttccgaacaacctaataatttttattcccaGCAGAGTTCCCGATAAGAGTAGTCACGTTTCGAGTTGCAAGCACTGATATCGTTATCTTTTTACCGAGAAAGTAAACAAATAATAGTTGCTCACGGTCAGAGAGGTCTAGGTTAGAATCGGTATCAATCTACGTCTCTATAAGGAGTCTCTGGCTAAACGGTTAAGATAAAGCGCATATCAAGATGGCGGCAAGTAATTCTAACACGAAGTAGTCGGATATCCTAAACGTGTCGGTGAGCTAATGGAAGTTGCACGGAAGCTCAACTCTTCTATCGGGAAACTTTCCTCGAAGACGATGTCCTGCTAAAAATACATTTAGTTCGAGAACTTGATCCCTCTTAGTTAATAGAATTAATCTGAGACGAAACAGATTCGAACACCTGCGATCAAAACGCAAGAGGTTATAGGAGGAAATTCACGATGGTTCACACTCTGCTGAGGATTCGAAGATATAAATCTTTTGTACCAACATTCAACGAGTACGAGTTCTCTTGTCATCCCTTgggattaatttttctttggatGGCACTTGCAAAAGTGCGTTGTTTCGAGGCTTGAGTTTTGAGTCGTGTTCGAAGACAAAAGGAACAAGTGACCCAAGAACAAATCGGTtataagaaaattgtaaataggggatcaatatttttcttcgaaattttgagTCATGTTCGAAGATGAAGCGAACAAATGTCCTGAGAACAAATCGGTTATAAGTAAATTGTAAATAGAGGATCAACGTTTAAAACAGAATGCAATAATATCGTAaaggacatttttttttcatttacaaaataaattccGTGAACGAGAACTTTATAGATTATTGGAAAATACACAAGCAGAAATTCGTGAAAGCTTCAACGCATTTTAGTCCCTATCCTTGAAGGTTCCTCGTTAATAATTGTACTGATTGGGGACTTGACTCGAGGAGGATAGTTTAAATCCTTTGAATTTTCATTTGTAGAAGCatctcgagtttctcgtttGTGATATTATTGATAAACCACTGTAGAAGTACAATAGTCCCTCGATATAAGTATTCgaagaacgataaaaattttaacttttatatttttcaatgtattttCACTAGTGTATCGACAAGTGGATTGGTGTACTTCGAACGTacatttaattatacgttatttgaattatttacgCAAAAGAAAACACTCGTggaaatatattgaaaaatgtaaaagtttcaaatttatttattagtatATTTTTGCAAGAATTCAATGTAGTTAGAGTCGTTAAAGTGAGTTTTTCACTCtcttaaaaattcaaacgattGCAATCAACATAAAAACAGCGTAATTTTCAATGATTTCAATTAAAAGTAAACCATTATGGGAAAggcttttttttctattttaagaaTTCAGTCGATCGAAGTCTACTATTATTgagacaaaaaaaaagtaattttgaaCGATTTTAAATCAAAGTGTTTCGTTCATATACCTCAGATGCAAAAGTTTTCATTATTTGAAGAAGCGGGGCGTGGGGGGCTTTTTTTTAAAATTCGGTCGATCGGAGTCACCATAGAAACGAAACATAATTTTGAATGTATTTCGTTTACATATATTTACCATTCCAAATTATGTTTCCTTTATGTATAAACCATTCAAAATTGTGTTTCCTTTATGTATAAACCATTCAAAATTGTGTTTCCTTTATGTATAAACCATTCAAAATTGTGTTTCCTTTATGTATAAACCATTCAAAATTATGTTTCTTTTATATATGTACAAACCATTCAAAATTATGTttcttttatatatgtataaaccatttaaaattatatttcttttatatatgtataaaccATTCAAAATTATGTTtcgcttttatatatataaattattcaaaattatgaTTTCTTTATACATACACATGTAAACTACTCAAAATTGTTTTATCGTTATATATATAAACCATCcaaaattatgtttcatttatatatgtttcatatatatatacaaaccactcaaaattgttttatcgttatatatataaaccatccaaaattatgtatcatttatatatatatacaaaccactcaaaattatatttcgttTTTATATGTATAAAGCATCCAAAATTAGgtttcatttatatatatatatatatataaatattcacaatatatatatatatatatatatatatatatatatatatatatatatatatatacacacaaaccactcaaaattatatttcgttCTTATATGTATAAACCATCcaaaattatgtttcatttatatatatgtacaaaccactgaaaattatatttcgttcTTATATGTATAAACCGTTCAAAATTATGTATGGTTTTCTTCTCCGTAGGTAGAAATAGTCTCCGATGGTACGAGGAGCGAGCCCCGTTCACAAAGTTCCGCAAACCAGTGCCTTAATAACCTCGGTTGTCTCGTTTCAGAATGCAGTAAACATGCCGTCGTTGCTGGAAGCGCTGGAGCTGAAGTACGGCGGTTCAACGACCGAGTGCTCCCTCACCGACGAGGAGACTGAGTCGAGTTCACCGAAGGCCGCCCTCTCTGTCAGCATTTTCATCCCGAAGAAGTCGCCGCGTCACACGGTCCCGGCACTGCTCGTTCTCCAGGACTGCGACATCGAGTCGGCCGGGAACGACGCGGAGAAGCTGCGCAACAAATGCAAAAACGTCGAGGAGCTGGACCTCGCGCAGAACAAGCTCTCCCAATGGACCGAGGTGTTCGAGATACTGCACCACATGCCGAAGATCAAGTTTCTCAATCTGAGCTTCAATTGTCTGGCGGAGGTACTCGAGATCAGACACGGTAGCTACGATCACCTTAAGAACCTGGTCTTGAACGGTACCAGGGTGTCCTGGTCCACGGTGCAGGGTCTGGTACGGTTGCTACGCAACCTGGAGGAGCTGCATCTCTCGTTGAACGAGTACAAAACGGTCGATCTCGAGCACCAGAAGTCAGAGAACGGGAACGACTCGGTGAAGAAGCTACACTTCACCGGGAACCCCGTCGAGGTCTGGAACGAGATATCCAAGTTGGGTTACGTGTTCCCCAATCTGGAGAGTCTGGTGTTGGCCGAGTGTCCGCTCAGATCGCTCGCGTTGGTCGAcaatagaaactcgaacgacgaCGAGACGACTACGTGCACGGGCAAGGATCAGGAGAACCTCACCGAGGACAACGAGAACATGAACAACATGGACGCGGACGAGAGCGTCGTATCGGTTGACGAGAAGGGGAACAGGATATACGACGAGGGCAAGGTCACCTACGACAGGTCCGAATCCGAATCCGAGTCCAGCGGGACCAGCGTCAGGTCCTCCCACGATCCTTTCAGGAAGCTCAGATTTCTAAACGTGAACGGCACTCTGCTGTCCACCTGGGACGACGTCGAGAGGCTGGCCAGGTTTCCGGTACTCAAGTCGTTGAGGATTCAGGGATGCCCTCTTTTCGAGGTGAAAGACCATTTTATGAAAGATTCTTTACCGATGACTATACCCCTCGTCTCTTCTCGCGCCCCTCTGGGTTCGTATCTCGGCTCGAGGAACGGACAAGCTTTAGAATCTTTTGCCAAAATTATTATACGCGCTTGGTgaatcgaaatttctcgaaatactGAAAATATATTCCTTTTTCTGTAATTTACTGTATCTGTAACAATGGTCTCTCTAGATGAAAGATCATTGTGTGAAATTCAATTGAAATCAGTTTTTGAATTTGTATTTCGGGCCAAAGAATGGACAATCTTTAGAAtgttttgtgaaaaattattatacgcGCTTGGTgaatcgaaatttctcgagatactgAAAATATATTCCTTTTTCTGTAATTTACTGTATCTGTAACAATGGTCTCTCTAGGTGAAAGATCATTGGGTGAAATTCAATTGAAATCAGTTTTTGAATTTGTATTTCGGGCCAAAGAATAGACAATCTTTAGAATTTTTTGTGAGAAATTTTATGAGTGCTTGTTGAATCGAAACTTGTCGAGATACTAAAAAtatattccttttttttgtaaattattataacagTAGATAGTCTCTTGAGACGAAAGACCATTTTATGAAATTCagttcaaattattttttaattttgtatctcGGTTCGAAGAATATACAATTaagattttttgtaaaaaatattatatataaaatatttctttttctgtaatttattataACAGTGATTACAGAAAGAccattttatgaaatttagtTCAAATTTAGTTTTTGAATTCGTATCTCGGATCAAAGAAAGAGCAATCTTTAGGATTGtttgtaaaatagaaaaaaaaaaccgtacgCGTTTatccaattaaaattttttgagatgcatattttttttacaacaatACACAGGAATAATTAATAACCGTGATCGCGTCGTGTAcaataataagaaaattataaacaGATTGTCAATTTACACGAGCGTAGCTTTCGTCTAAACTGGTACAAAGggattttgttattatttttgcatTAGAAAGAAGATTCTGACACGATTGTGAACATTGCGCGGTTTTCTAAATTTCATTGCGAAAGATGAAACGGTACGCACAATTCAGATGGACGGGCACGATAATTTCGTGGCTCGGTGTACACGAATAGAAAAGAAATAAGGCAAGAAGTATATCGACTGCGTAAGAGGTGAGGTGCAGCCAAGATGTTGTTATCAAAATCTGTGACCCCGTTTCCCTCTTATGAGCACCCCGTATAAATCAAATCGTAAGATAAAAATTAACAGACCGAAGGATAGTTTATTACTGGTTATTTGTAGTAGGTTGTAGCAACTCGCCTCGTTTTCGAGAGTCGATCGTGTTCAGATGCACTTGTGATGATTTAGCACTCCATGCGCCCTCTCGGTTCGATGAGTTGTTCTATTCTGGGAAGGACGATTGTGTGGTCAAGCAACGATTTCTGCGAGCGAAATTTCAAACGGTCGGTTAACGAGAACATttgacgaaaccaataaaaggaATGTTGCTGAGCCGCGAAACCGTTACGACAGGTTGATCTATTATAGTGTGTGCCACTGGACCCGTTCGTTTTAGCCGCACCTAAGGAAAATCTTGGCACGAAATCAACCGAAAGAACGAATTTGTGTGCTCGTAACTTTCGAAAACAAGCTCCTCCCGCTGACGCGTTGCTCGATCGAGATCGTCACGTAATCCGTTCCGACTAGACTTCAGTTGCATCGAAAATCCAGTcgagaatttatcgagttctaatTTTTAGTACGAGCCCTTTGGCGATGCCAGAATCTGGATAAATTACGTCCAGAGTGCGTAGGACATACGCACGGTATTGTTTCCTCGATAATTCCGAGcggccaaaatatttggcgcaGACTTAGTAGTATATGAGTTAAGGGGGAACACCTTTTCGGGCGAATAGAGTGGCAATGTTTTGGAATTGTTTTCAGTCCATACGGGATGTATAAcgtaaattttgtgtttatgGATTGAAAGTATACACTTTGAACTATATCTTAGCCAATTTTCAATAAAGAATGATTATTCGTTAAGAAGATATAAATGTTTTCGTAACACGCTAACTGAATCACGGTGGTGTGGATTTTTCTGATTTTAATAGTTGGAATTCagtaaaaatagaatttttagaaaatagatgaatgtttgcaattttttttaattgtattggTGGTGTTCCCTCTTAAAAGTTCAACTGTGCGGTTACTTTAATATTCAAGAGCGTAACCTTCTTTTCTCGGTGCCTTCTTATAGATCTAAAAATCGTtcgtaattttcaaaaaatttgcaACGAACTAAAACATCAATCAAGTGGTTAATCATTAGTTAATAAgtattattaacattattagTGATATTATAAGGTACTGCTATTATTATTAAGATACCAATTACATCAATACTAATATTGGTTTAAGAGATCAATTCAAGGATTACAAACACGAATgacgaaatattaataattataataattttaaaatgcacACACAGGAACACAAAGTTTGGAATTTAATTGTACGATAAAAAGAAAGTGACGAATGTGAACGCGTCAGATAAACATTAGAAATCTGATATGCTGTgtaaaaagaagtaaaaataataatacgtatGATATGATAGCCTTCAGCGACCAAAATATTTGGCGCACACTTAAATGGTCAAGAATTCCACTATGTCGTTGCCATTGTgttcaaaaatttcttgcatcaaTATCCTGCTATAGATCTTAAATCACTTGCAATATAAAAGAAACTTGCAACGGTTGAACGCATCAATTGGACCATTAAATTGTTACAtcacaattattattataaccTCGTTATTGCGCAAATTGGAGAAAAGTGTAGAGTTGTACAGAGTAATTACGCAATTGCAGCCAACCACTGTTTGAAAACATAACCTCAAAGATAATTTACAAACGAAATGTTCAACAAAACAATTCTGGACGAAAACAAAAGATATAATAATTGTGAACAAGTGGGGTAAGCCTTGTCATAGTGATACGAGGGACTAGTATGGATCAGGTTGACGATGCATGTAGGCCAAGAGGTACGCAGTGTCTTGTAGATAAAACAACAAAGGCGAAAAGTAGTGTTTAGTTAAAGAACGGGTACAGAATCCATACTACTATCGATAGAGAGTCATTGATCGATAACCCTCAGCGGCCAAAACATCTGGCACGAACTTAGTAGTCAAAGGGTTCTAGAGTGCTACATTGTCGTTGCCTTTGTATTCAGCACTTTAGCTTCTTCCATTAATATTGTGCTAGATATCTCGAGGTCGAAGCATCGAATAATTAATCTGGAAAATGAATAGCCCAATAAACAtagtttaattttacaattaattaaaCCTTTCGACCATTTGCGTTTCAATCCTCTTCGGTACTTAtgcaatattcaaatattctaaataaacCCTAACTAATGTAAccattattttacaataattaaagAACTTTATTTACGTTTGTACACGATCCACCGAATTGGTGAAAAATTCAAACAGTCGGAACGTTTAATTAATGGcctataaaaaattaaactacCCTCGTAGTTAACTACTTTATCTGACCCTTTTTTTTTGgatatttctttaatatttctatcaatatttctttaatatttttatcaatatttctttaatatttctattaatatttctattttctaggTTTCTatcaatatttctttaatatttttatcaatatttctttaatatttctattaatatttctatcaatatttctattaatatttctattaatatttctatcaatatttctttaatatttctttaatatttctatcaacatttccttaatatttctattaatatatCAATTAATATTTCTACCGAAGAGTATCGGTCCAAGATGAGATAAAGTCTCGGACGTGTTGCCCTGTTTAACGATGTAGACTCTGAAGTGGCCAGCCCGTGAGTTTTAAAATGATCGATTGGTTACAGAGCCCTCGAGAGTACACCGAGCACGAGAGGCGGCAGCTGTTGATCGCCAGACTCCCGAACGTGGAGACATTGAACGGCGGTGGTGTGATATCGTCCCAGGAGCGCGAGGACGCCGAGAGGGCCTTCATCCGATACTACATGGACAAACCGGAAGCGGACCGACCCGAAAGGTGTCGTAACCCCGAGACTCTCGATCCCCACGTCGATCCGCAACACTTGCGTTCCAGGTTCTTCCTGTTTCCCCGGAATCTCTCTCTTTTCgtctattttttattcttttctctctctctctctctctctctctctctctctctctctctctctcttttatttCACGCGTACGGCGATTCGCTCGTCCGTACTCGTACACGCTTTAATCGTATTCAGGCCATCGCGATTTCATTCCCGTTTCCATCTCGACGTttctgtcgtcgtcgtcgtcgtggtcgtcgtctatTCTATTCGTGCTAGAACCCATAAAGCTATTCTAGTTTCACGGTCATCGTTGTCGCCGTGGCGAGACGAACCCCAACTTgaccctgtttctccgttttcaggTACTCCGAGCTGGTGGCTATTCACGGAAAGCTGGATCCGCTGGTACACGTAGACCTGACGCCCGAGAAGAGGGTCAAGGTCACGTTCACTTACGGAGACCTCGTCGAGGTAAATTCACGATTCACTCACGGAAACCGATAATTGGCCCCCCCTCATCCACCCTACCGTAATCGAATTCCAAGATCTCGGCTAGAATCGCGTTTCTAACGCGCCGGCGCAGAAGTCGTCTGTCTCGAACGTTAAGGGGAACCACACGTAGATCGTCGGTGATTCCCCGAGCCCGGTTTCTTCTCGATGGGTCGAATCAAGGGAGACGATCGACCGGGCCAATTTTCGGATAAAcgcgcgaataaaataatacattcgattttcgatcgagtgaaaatttaattacgttttCATTTGTTGTTCGAGCGTATATTTTGATGTCGAATTCGAACAAGCTGATTGTTTGGACGATAGAATTGATTTCAAGATTTTTATCTACACCTGATTACCCTCCGAATGGTgaaatacgtatatatttataaccatttgcactcgaggcttgtttgctaccagaaaccgacgccacgagaaaatccttcaagtcgtaaaattcatctggatgGAACagtgaattaggtggcgacctCTCCTCTAgggtccaaagggttaaattagAAACGTATGCgtgaataaatacaaaaataaagtatacgtgaatgaaacaaatataaatGCCAGGGATTGTTTGCAACGATTCTTGATGTAACGTGGTGACACTTTAGGTAAGTAGTTTTATTTACACgtgtttctttaaaatattacaattctgAGGACGATCAGGTGTTGATGTTAATTTTATTGTTGGAATAATTAGTTTCGTAGAAGACGATGTTGAAATACAAACTTGAATCACCGATGAAGACGATGGCTTTTACGATACATTTCGATTCAACGTAAtgtgaaatttcttttaaaaatatacgcAGGGTGTGTGAAAAAGATGGAAAAGACCGAAACTGGCACGTTGCTCAGGGAAAAAGGAGTCGAATAGTTCTTTACCGTTTTTTAATCGGAGccctcgttttcgagatacacgAAGTTAAAGTTTGTACGTTCTCGCGTGCGTGCGTCGCGAACACGTGTCCCTTGGCCGCGAGTGCGCGCATGCGCGAACGCGCGATCAGCTGACCGACGACGAAAATGGCCGCGCGTCGAGAGTCACATCGGTACAACCGCTTGTATCTCGAAGACGAAGTCCCCGATGAAAAAACGGTAAAGGACTTTTCGATTCCTCTTCGCGAGATGAATATTTACATTTCGGTTTGGTCCATCGTGTTCTTTTAAAACTCCCTGTACACACTCAAAGGTTCACTAAGGTCCCGATGTATTCT
This window of the Ptiloglossa arizonensis isolate GNS036 chromosome 5, iyPtiAriz1_principal, whole genome shotgun sequence genome carries:
- the Mlt gene encoding tubulin folding cofactor E like protein mlt isoform X2; protein product: MPSLLEALELKYGGSTTECSLTDEETESSSPKAALSVSIFIPKKSPRHTVPALLVLQDCDIESAGNDAEKLRNKCKNVEELDLAQNKLSQWTEVFEILHHMPKIKFLNLSFNCLAEVLEIRHGSYDHLKNLVLNGTRVSWSTVQGLVRLLRNLEELHLSLNEYKTVDLEHQKSENGNDSVKKLHFTGNPVEVWNEISKLGYVFPNLESLVLAECPLRSLALVDNRNSNDDETTTCTGKDQENLTEDNENMNNMDADESVVSVDEKGNRIYDEGKVTYDRSESESESSGTSVRSSHDPFRKLRFLNVNGTLLSTWDDVERLARFPVLKSLRIQGCPLFESPREYTEHERRQLLIARLPNVETLNGGGVISSQEREDAERAFIRYYMDKPEADRPERYSELVAIHGKLDPLVHVDLTPEKRVKVTFTYGDLVEVRSVDVYRTVFELKTKLETMVKIPANRMRLFYVDQEMKAQYGPEEMLYPNKQLYRYNIRNGDEIIIDSKLNRFVSTSSTTSSIRS
- the Mlt gene encoding tubulin folding cofactor E like protein mlt isoform X1 codes for the protein MPSLLEALELKYGGSTTECSLTDEETESSSPKAALSVSIFIPKKSPRHTVPALLVLQDCDIESAGNDAEKLRNKCKNVEELDLAQNKLSQWTEVFEILHHMPKIKFLNLSFNCLAEVLEIRHGSYDHLKNLVLNGTRVSWSTVQGLVRLLRNLEELHLSLNEYKTVDLEHQKSENGNDSVKKLHFTGNPVEVWNEISKLGYVFPNLESLVLAECPLRSLALVDNRNSNDDETTTCTGKDQENLTEDNENMNNMDADESVVSVDEKGNRIYDEGKVTYDRSESESESSGTSVRSSHDPFRKLRFLNVNGTLLSTWDDVERLARFPVLKSLRIQGCPLFESPREYTEHERRQLLIARLPNVETLNGGGVISSQEREDAERAFIRYYMDKPEADRPERCRNPETLDPHVDPQHLRSRYSELVAIHGKLDPLVHVDLTPEKRVKVTFTYGDLVEVRSVDVYRTVFELKTKLETMVKIPANRMRLFYVDQEMKAQYGPEEMLYPNKQLYRYNIRNGDEIIIDSKLNRFVSTSSTTSSIRS